From the genome of Flavobacterium ovatum, one region includes:
- a CDS encoding putative phage abortive infection protein codes for MQKILTEKFSVRILISGIIIFFLAIIIFSFNNWNFATDQDIQLERLSGLADFIGGFVGPIWALVGVILFYVALTEQRKDFTTNREALKAQTKALEQQIIEFELQREELAETREVFKIQNDTFRKQQFESTFFNLVNLHHLIVNSINLSKRVPKYPGLEKLFTRSEDRDEKTSITIHGKDCFGEFRKSFIEKFHEHESKSPEKPTTEKLEESYWEFFQQNQSQLGHYFRNLYHIFKFINNSNEPNKLIYSSLLRAQMSNDELFMLFYNCLSSLGNQKFKPLVEDFHLLQNLNPDDLINIDHKQFYQATAF; via the coding sequence ATGCAAAAAATACTCACCGAAAAATTTAGTGTTCGAATTTTAATTTCAGGAATTATTATATTTTTTCTTGCTATAATAATATTCTCCTTCAATAATTGGAATTTTGCAACAGATCAGGATATTCAATTAGAAAGATTATCTGGATTAGCTGACTTTATAGGCGGCTTTGTTGGCCCGATATGGGCACTTGTCGGCGTAATTTTATTTTATGTTGCGTTAACCGAGCAAAGGAAAGATTTTACAACAAATCGAGAAGCATTAAAAGCTCAAACTAAAGCTTTAGAACAACAAATAATTGAATTTGAGCTACAACGTGAAGAATTAGCTGAAACAAGAGAAGTTTTCAAAATTCAAAATGATACATTTAGAAAACAACAATTTGAATCAACATTTTTCAATTTAGTTAATTTACATCATCTAATAGTCAACTCGATAAATCTCTCAAAAAGAGTTCCAAAATATCCAGGATTAGAAAAGCTTTTTACAAGAAGTGAAGATCGCGATGAAAAAACATCAATTACAATTCATGGTAAAGATTGTTTCGGAGAGTTCAGAAAATCATTTATAGAAAAATTTCACGAGCATGAGTCAAAATCTCCAGAAAAACCTACTACCGAAAAGTTGGAAGAAAGTTATTGGGAATTCTTCCAACAAAATCAATCTCAACTTGGTCATTATTTTAGAAATTTATATCATATTTTTAAGTTTATAAATAATTCAAATGAACCAAATAAACTAATATATTCAAGTTTGCTTCGAGCTCAAATGTCAAACGATGAATTGTTTATGTTGTTTTATAATTGCTTATCATCTTTAGGGAATCAAAAATTCAAACCGTTAGTTGAAGATTTTCACTTGTTACAAAACCTGAATCCCGATGATTTGATAAATATTGACCACAAACAATTTTATCAAGCAACGGCATTTTAA